The Plasmodium sp. gorilla clade G2 genome assembly, chromosome: 4 genome has a segment encoding these proteins:
- a CDS encoding lysine decarboxylase, putative → MKFSNDPNFHIDEDSLHMNNIHQNKIEEDVIDDMKAVSDYNVNNKEVQRNSLSVKENEKMRLNSVGVYKLKREEYKNNMNQRNVHQKNINAIYKYHKNINTKVYDENIEYKRNSYEENLHGKTKYDRIEELENYININNATSVCSLRIKLWEALLLYINNLNVEFIYFIISCLKEIEVYWGQEATENLHEIINLINDKKYKEVSNKIRETLSSLSVTTGKITDENPFFYTLIVSSKRDENRNSSTNNYSDLTCELNKILQYEHNRLSNQINNKTLEYKIIEVSNAREALLACLINPQILSVVIVDNLNIDEDGMEEKDIYNYYNDENNSVNNNSVANSYVYNTGVVNNIHIPINKVNMNNIGVNSSAINNKDIYMKGLVSTNRHHNNNNNNNNNNNYNNNNNYNNYNNGSITDFKKNKSYNYGNNYLNNNMNLNKKYNDSNKKNSINSINNLNYMNYMNNINNMNNMNNVNNVYHMYNINYNNDNICYHQFKQHKFNIADFVLGYEQLVSAPLEKMKKGFNSLVILIKSIAYIRSSVDIFCVCTSITLDSLQSVNNMIIRIFTTHDDHSDLHESILDGVKKKIKTPFFNALKAYAERPIGVFHALAISKGNSVRRSRWIQSLLDFYGVNLFKAESSATCGGLDSLLDPHGSLKDAQIMAARAYSSKYCFFVTNGTSSSNKIVMQALVKPGDIILVDRACHKSHHYGFVLSQAFPCYLDPYPVSKYGIYGAVPIYVIKKTLLEYRKSNKLHLVRLIILTNCTFDGIVYNVKRVMEECLSIKPDLIFLFDEAWFAYACFHPILKFRTAMTVAEKMRSTEQKRIYEKIHKKLLKKFGNVKSLNDVPEEELLKTRLYPNPNEYKVRVYATQSIHKSLTSLRQGSVILISDDNFESHAYTPFKEAYYTHMSTSPNYQILATLDAGRAQMELEGYGLVEKQTEAAFLIRKELSEDPIISKYFRILNADDLIPDRLRQCTVSYMKRKHINNNICINNNNNTCIHNNNNNTCIHNNNNTCIHNNNNNTCLHNNNNGGGKNNMANKKIYNNSLNSRCSVEENAAGSYVFNNNNINDIEDSTESTHKIPFEYSGGKLSNVIKYPHEYMNEDNSPNNIHTNLQKNNMKLLNDNNIEMVKKLENSSCFKCSHNVNNVSNVLINNSLYKNRSDNKKDESEKRYVCDEYNESVKRGLPNDTNGDSTYKGCSNGGINIDVNVNDNVDGNVNDNVNDNVKDNVKDNGDDNVKDNINDNVNSNINANVNNISDNISDDISDDISDDKSYWCDTNDCDDNKNLCCDKSNNIYYYGNNLKNKDEKRKKANYSSVNSLCCESTYCMDTSDDNISSNECSSYIDHNNSCSGDMKNFLEYFERSWLSEDEFVLDPTRITLFTGYSGIDGDTFKVKWLMDKYGIQINKTSINSVLFQTNIGTTGSSCLFLKSCLSLISQELDQKKSLFNERDLNQFNESVYNLVYNYIDLSVFSAFHPLFKKKYDDKNIFNNEGDLRKAFYLAYEEDYVEYILLKDLKDRIRHKEMIVAASFIIPYPPGFPVLVPGQIISEEIVNYLSGLSVKEIHGYDENIGFRCFYNFILDYYESVNINDPYSSMYHAIDKKLYEQLKEKYLNSKKDLHEERLSNLYMYDKETMQMKKVIYIYNNGSYSVDPYASISDSNEEGVIINPPIVNNKKDIYHNQRENKQHNNYNNIKKKTYANNKSDVMMGIPSADHINTHVIQKRNDNNKKIMNTRNYNNIVNYTSNILNNKKDHPIYNNGSPRISACSNPNNIKPHDMFNKLNHKNGEIINNMLVQKHEKNKDYSLYLTDAINTTKFHKKMYIQSYSRKGDRELDYQNKKSILYNNMDNIVYHGKHLVVKKDIMNNDPSLKQNKYNKNVLSCKTNDINNINNNNNINNINNINNNINNINNIGTTCKNERKKKKNLGIQMTVSSYNNHLKGNDTSRYSDSTSICEDNVNDEIIDDTGHNKRDLIDAHNIENIKCYNKKYGNGCDVIPCKENIHINEKDSYSDVVLIKKNNIITNDDGKYYNNNNYHNNIHLNSIPLSNNINVENDYDVVQKDNKMLSPNNMNNKKEGAYYSDSNKNIHDNVFLKTKENENIEYITKECLKKQLVGYNKEEIKKINEFLKINKRIDDEHIGDIKIKLDDEILERNEEDTYDNKNDMCNEKIIKGNIENVADGSSKMKIDKKDTLNNNNNCCDMNNNNNNNNNNNCNYIKKCETNQSDIHFINDNMEEIEKTNMNIKKDVEHNIIQESNFNNVKQSVNNNMHFVLDKYNCNNIKKLNNSNIYDNNNILSNDNNYNVNHKVYNSPIENINNINCNNNIKNDHNNNNIPYKENKVRNLIICENDINKNTGRQLNTLNNNSYINNLITNVDDDTFVHREGNFFLQCEFANSDINSNMYEVESSLNNIYTNLGGVIIKNNMDYDDCEPKHN, encoded by the coding sequence atgaagtTTTCTAATGATCCTAATTTCCATATTGACGAGGATTCTttacatatgaataatatacatCAGAATAAAATTGAAGAAGATGTAATAGATGATATGAAAGCTGTTAGCGAttataatgtaaataataaggaAGTTCAAAGAAACAGTTTATCAGTAAAAGAGAATGAAAAAATGAGGTTAAATAGTGTAGGggtatataaattaaagagagaagaatataaaaataatatgaaccaAAGGAATGTACatcaaaagaatataaatgcAATATATAAGtaccataaaaatattaatacaaaagtatatgatgaaaatatagaatataaGAGGAATAGTTATGAAGAGAATTTACATGGGAAAACAAAATATGATAGGATTGAAGAattagaaaattatataaatattaacaatGCGACTAGTGTATGTTCTTTAAGAATAAAATTATGGGAAgctcttttattatatataaataatttaaatgtggaatttatttattttattatatcatgtttaaaagaaatagaaGTGTATTGGGGACAGGAAGCTACTGAAAATTTACATGAgataattaatttaataaatgataaaaaatataaagaagtTTCTAATAAGATAAGAGAAACATTATCAAGTTTATCTGTAACAACTGGTAAGATAACAGATGAAAATCCATTTTTTTACACATTAATTGTGTCTTCAAAAAGAGATGAAAATAGAAATAGTAGTACTAATAATTATTCAGATTTAACATGTGAATTAAATAAGATATTACAATATGAGCACAATAGATTATCTAatcaaattaataataagacattagaatataaaataattgaaGTAAGTAATGCAAGGGAAGCTTTATTGGCTTGTTTAATAAATCCTCAAATATTATCTGTTGTAATAGtagataatttaaatattgatGAGGATGGTATGGAAGAAAAggacatatataattattataatgatgaaaataattctgTAAATAATAACAGTGTAGCAAACTCTTATGTGTATAATACAGGtgttgtaaataatatacatattccCATAAATAAGGTCAATATGAATAACATTGGGGTTAATTCATCGGCaattaataataaggatatatatatgaaaggACTGGTAAGTACTAACAGACAtcacaacaacaacaacaataataataataataataattataataataataataattataataattataataatggcAGTATAACCGattttaagaaaaataaatcatataattatggtaataattatttaaataacaatatgaacttgaacaaaaaatataatgatagtaataaaaaaaatagtataaatagtataaataatttgaattatatgaattatatgaacaatattaataatatgaataatatgaataatgtgAATAATGTGTAccatatgtataatataaattacaataatgataatatttgttATCACCAATTTAAACAACACAAATTTAATATCGCAGATTTCGTTTTGGGTTATGAACAGCTAGTTTCTGCTCCCCTagagaaaatgaaaaaaggaTTTAATAGCCTAGTTATACTTATAAAAAGTATAGCTTATATTCGTAGTTCTGTTGATATATTTTGTGTGTGTACGTCTATAACCTTGGATAGTTTACAATctgtaaataatatgataatacGTATTTTCACTACACATGATGACCATAGTGATTTACATGAATCTATATTAGATGGAGTAAAGAAAAAGATTAAGACTCCATTTTTTAATGCTTTAAAAGCATATGCTGAAAGGCCTATTGGTGTGTTTCATGCATTAGCTATTAGTAAAGGTAATAGTGTAAGAAGAAGTAGATGGATACAATCTTTATTAGATTTTTATGgagttaatttatttaaagctGAATCAAGTGCAACTTGTGGTGGTTTGGATTCCTTATTAGATCCTCATGGTTCATTAAAAGATGCTCAAATAATGGCTGCACGTGCATATAGTAGTAAGTATTGTTTTTTTGTAACTAATGGAACATCTAGTTCTAATAAAATAGTAATGCAAGCCTTAGTTAAGCCTGGTGATATTATTTTAGTTGATCGAGCTTGTCATAAGTCTCATCATTATGGATTTGTTTTAAGTCAAGCCTTTCCATGTTATTTAGATCCTTACCCTGTATCTAAATATGGTATATATGGTGCAGTAcctatatatgtaataaaaaaaacgtTATTAGAATATAGGAAGAGTAATAAATTACATTTAGTTCGTTTAATAATTCTAACCAATTGTACATTTGATGGTATAgtatataatgtaaaaagAGTTATGGAAGAATGTCTATCGATTAAGCctgatttaatatttttgtttgaTGAAGCTTGGTTTGCTTATGCATGTTTCCATCCAATACTTAAATTTCGAACAGCTATGACAGTTGCAGAAAAAATGAGGAGTACTGaacaaaaaagaatttatgaaaaaatacataaaaagttattaaaaaaatttggtAATGTCAAAAGTTTAAATGATGTACCAGAggaagaattattaaaaacgAGATTATATCCAAATCCAAATGAATATAAGGTAAGAGTTTATGCAACTCAGTCTATTCATAAATCTTTAACATCTTTAAGACAAGGAAGTGTAATATTGATAAGTGATGATAATTTTGAATCGCATGCATATACACCTTTTAAAGAGGCATATTATACACATATGTCTACATCTCCGAATTATCAAATTTTGGCTACCTTAGATGCAGGTAGGGCACAGATGGAATTAGAAGGATATGGATTAGTAGAGAAACAAACTGAAGCTGCATTTCTCATAAGAAAAGAATTAAGTGAGGATCCTATTATTTCGAAATATTTTAGGATATTGAATGCGGATGATTTGATACCTGACAGATTAAGGCAATGTACAGTATCATACATGAAGAGGaagcatataaataataatatatgtataaataataataataatacatgtatacataataataataataatacatgtatacataataataataatacatgtatacataataataataataatacatgtttacataataataataatggggGAGGGAAGAATAATATggcaaacaaaaaaatatataataattcgtTAAATTCTAGATGCAGTGTTGAAGAAAATGCTGCAGGCTCCTATGttttcaataataataatataaatgatatagaGGATAGTACAGAAAGTACACATAAGATTCCATTCGAATATTCTGGTGGTAAATTATCTAACGTTATTAAATATCCTCATGAATATATGAATGAAGATAATAGTCCAAATAATATCCATACAAATTTACAAAAGAACAATATGAAATtgttaaatgataataatattgagaTGGTTAAGAAATTGGAAAACTCGAGCTGTTTTAAATGCAGTCATAATGTGAATAATGTGTCTAATgtgttaataaataattcgttgtataaaaatagaaGTGATAATAAGAAGGATGAGTCGGAGAAGAGATATGTGTGTGATGAATATAATGAGAGTGTTAAAAGGGGTCTCCCAAATGATACAAATGGTGATTCGACATATAAAGGGTGTTCTAATGGGGGTATCAACATAGATGTGAATGTAAATGATAATGTGGATGGCAATGTAAATGACAATGTAAATGACAATGTAAAGGACAATGTAAAGGATAATGGAGATGACAATGTAAAGGACAATATAAATGACAATGTAAATTCCAATATAAATGCCAATGTGAATAACATTTCAGATAACATTTCAGATGACATTTCAGATGACATTTCAGATGACAAAAGTTACTGGTGTGATACCAACGattgtgatgataataagaaCCTCTGTTGTGATAagtcaaataatatatattattatggtaataatttaaaaaataaggatGAAAAGAGGAAGAAAGCGAATTATAGTTCTGTAAATTCATTATGTTGTGAGAGCACATATTGTATGGATAcgagtgatgataatattagtTCCAATGAATGTTCTTCTTATATAgatcataataattcttGTTCAGGTGATATGAAAAATTTCCTTGAATATTTTGAAAGATCATGGTTAAGTGAAGATGAATTTGTTTTAGATCCTACACGAATAACATTATTTACAGGTTATTCAGGTATAGATGGAGATACTTTTAAAGTAAAATGGTTAATGGATAAATATGGAATTCAAATAAACAAGACATCTATAAATAGTGTTTTATTTCAAACAAATATTGGTACTACTGGTTCttcttgtttatttttaaaaagttgtttatcattaatatcaCAAGAATTAGATCAGAAGAAAAGTTTATTTAATGAGAGAGATTTAAATCAATTTAATGAGAGTGTATATAATTTagtttataattatattgattTATCTGTATTTAGTGCTTTTCAtcctttatttaaaaaaaaatatgatgataaaaatatatttaataatgaaGGTGATTTAAGAAAGGCTTTTTATTTAGCATATGAAGAAGATTAtgttgaatatattttattaaaagatttaAAAGATAGGATAAGACATAAAGAAATGATAGTAGCTGCTAGTTTTATTATACCATATCCTCCTGGATTTCCTGTGTTAGTTCCTGGGCAAATAATAAGTGAAGAAATTGTTAATTATTTATCTGGTTTGAGTGTTAAAGAAATTCATggatatgatgaaaatattggATTTAgatgtttttataattttatattagattattatgaatctgttaatataaatgacCCATATAGTAGTATGTATCATGCTATAGATAAGAAGTTATATGAacaattaaaagaaaaatatttaaatagtaAAAAAGATTTACATGAAGAGAGATTAAGTAATTTGTATATGTATGATAAAGAAACCATGCAAATGAAAAaggttatttatatatataataacggATCTTATTCTGTGGATCCATATGCATCTATAAGTGATTCAAATGAAGAAGGAGTCATTATTAATCCCCCAATagtgaataataaaaaggatatatatcataatcaaagagaaaataaacaacacaataattataataatataaaaaaaaaaacatatgcTAATAACAAGTCAGATGTTATGATGGGTATACCATCTGCTGACCATATAAATACACATGTTATACAAAAAaggaatgataataataaaaaaattatgaatactagaaattataacaatattgTTAATTATActtcaaatattttaaataataagaaagatcatcctatttataataatggaAGTCCTAGAATATCTGCATGTTCCAAtccaaataatattaaaccacacgatatgtttaataaattaaatcataaaaatggtgaaattataaataatatgttagttcaaaaacatgaaaaaaataaggattattctttatatttaacaGATGCTATAAATACAACAAagtttcataaaaaaatgtacatTCAATCTTATAGTCGAAAAGGTGATAGAGAATTGgattatcaaaataaaaaaagtattttatataataatatggataatattGTATATCATGGAAAGCATCTTGTTgtaaaaaaggatataatgaataatgaTCCGAgtttaaaacaaaataaatataacaagaATGTGTTATCATGCAAAacaaatgatattaataatataaataataataataatataaataatattaataatattaataataatattaacaatattaaCAATATTGGAACTACTTGTAAGAATgaaagaaagaagaaaaaaaatttgggAATTCAAATGACAGtatcatcatataataatcatttgAAAGGAAATGATACAAGTAGATATTCAGATTCGACATCTATTTGTGAGGATAATGTAAATGATGAAATCATTGATGATACAGGTCATAATAAGCGTGACCTTATTGATGCacataatattgaaaatataaaatgttataataaaaaatatggtaACGGCTGTGATGTTATACCatgtaaagaaaatatacatatcaaTGAAAAAGATTCATATTCTGATGTtgttcttataaaaaaaaataatataataaccaATGATGatggaaaatattataataataataattatcataataatatacatttaaattCTATACCTTTGTCAAATAACATAAATGTAGAAAATGATTATGATGTTGTTCAAAAGGATAATAAAATGTTGTCTCcaaacaatatgaataataagaaGGAAGGTGCGTATTACTCTGAttctaataaaaatattcacgATAAcgtatttttaaaaacaaaagaaaatgaaaatattgaatatataacaaagGAATGTTTGAAAAAACAATTGGTAGGATATAATAAGGaagaaatcaaaaaaataaacgaatttttaaaaataaataaaaggatAGATGATGAACATATTGGggacataaaaataaaacttgATGACGAAATTTTAGAAagaaatgaagaagatacttatgataataaaaatgatatgtgtaatgaaaaaattattaaaggtAATATTGAGAATGTAGCAGATGGTTCATCAAAAATGAAGATTGATAAAAAGGATAcactaaataataataacaattgttgtgatatgaataataataataataataataataataataattgtaattatattaaaaaatgtgaaACAAATCAAAGtgatattcattttataaatgataacatggaagaaatagaaaaaacaaatatgaatataaaaaaagatgttgaacataatattatacaagagtctaattttaataatgttaaacaaagtgtaaataataatatgcatTTTGtattagataaatataattgtaataatataaaaaaattaaataactctaatatatatgataataataatatattaagtaatgataataattataatgtaaATCACAAAGTATATAATAGTCctatagaaaatattaacaatataaattgtaataataatataaagaatgatcataataataataatataccttataaagaaaataaagtaagaaatttaattatatgtgaaaatgatataaataaaaacacagGTAGACAATTAaatacattaaataataatagctACATTAATAATCTTATAACAAATGTAGATGATGATACATTCGTACATAGAGAAGGGAACTTTTTTCTTCAATGTGAATTCGCAAATTCAGATATTAATTCTAATATGTATGAAGTGGAATcttctttaaataatatttatactaATCTAGGAGgagttattataaaaaataatatggacTATGATGATTGTGAACCCAAACATAActga